The following coding sequences lie in one Takifugu rubripes chromosome 8, fTakRub1.2, whole genome shotgun sequence genomic window:
- the gbx2 gene encoding homeobox protein GBX-2, with protein MSAAFSSSFMVMQRPLGSTTAFSIDSLIGGPPPPSPGHFVYTGYPMFMPYRSVVLQPPPPPPPGLQQSLPAGHHPHPQIPSLQGGFCSSLAQGLTQGMALTSTLMASLPGGFSASQQHQEAARKFGSQALHAVFDKTQDPRLDAEDGKSFLQGKESAALQAFHDTDTAVQTPTVRAHSKEDLKEDECGRKDESFSMDSDLDYSSDDNLTSMCHKDDGDGGGGLDDGPHTHGSGGGSGSGGGGSAGGGGKNRRRRTAFTSEQLLELEKEFHCKKYLSLTERSQIAHALKLSEVQVKIWFQNRRAKWKRVKAGNVNNKSGEPSRNPKIVVPIPVHVSRFAIRSQHQQMEQARP; from the exons ATGAGCGCAGCCTTTAGTTCGTCCTTCATGGTGATGCAGCGGCCACTCGGAAGCACCACCGCCTTCAGCATTGACTCTTTAATCGGGGGGCCCCCGCCGCCCAGCCCGGGACACTTTGTTTATACCGGCTACCCGATGTTTATGCCCTACCGGTCGGTGGTcctgcagccgccgccgccgccgcccccagGCCTGCAGCAGTCTCTCCCCGCCGGGCACCACCCGCACCCGCAGATCCCCAGCCTGCAGGGCGGCTTTTGCTCCAGCCTGGCGCAGGGCTTGACGCAGGGCATGGCGCTCACCTCCACGCTCATGGCGTCGCTGCCCGGCGGCTTCTCCGCGTCCCAACAGCACCAGGAGGCGGCCAGGAAGTTCGGCTCCCAGGCCCTGCACGCAGTCTTCGATAAAACTCAGGATCCGAGGCTGGACGCGGAGGACGGCAAGAGCTTCCTGCAGGGGAAAGAGTCCGCGGCTCTGCAGGCGTTCCACGACACGGACACGGCGGTGCAGACCCCCACAG TCCGAGCGCACAGCAAGGAGGACCTGAAGGAGGACGAGTGCGGCCGCAAGGACGAGAGCTTCTCCATGGACAGCGACCTGGACTACAGCTCCGACGACAACCTCACCTCCATGTGCCACAAAGACGACGGCGACGGCGGCGGAGGGTTGGACGACGGCCCCCACACGCACGGCTCCGGCGGCGGCTCCGGGTCGGGGGGCGGCGGGAGCGCCGGAGGGGGCGGGAAGAACCGGCGGCGGCGGACGGCCTTCACCagcgagcagctgctggagctggagaaggagttccACTGCAAGAAGTACCTGTCGCTGACCGAGCGCTCGCAGATCGCGCATGCGCTGAAACTGAGCGAGGTGCAGGTCaagatctggttccagaaccggcGCGCCAAGTGGAAACGGGTCAAGGCTGGAAATGTCAACAACAAATCCGGAGAGCCGTCCCGGAACCCCAAAATCGTGGTTCCCATCCCGGTGCACGTCAGCCGCTTCGCGATCAGGAGTCAGcaccagcagatggagcaggCCAGACCgtag